From the Xenopus laevis strain J_2021 chromosome 7L, Xenopus_laevis_v10.1, whole genome shotgun sequence genome, the window CGGGTTTTTCAGTATTGAATCTTAGTTTTTTGAGAAAccgaaaaaaaatcttgaaaaatatgattttcacaattttgtcagattttcatccgattttcactatttttcagccgaattttacctgaaaacttcggggtactgcaaaaaacccagcgcacatcaaaaaatcattgtgacttctcccattgatttatatgcaacctcgataggtctgagatgccggatttacagattctgacttttctatcctcggaggtttaataaattccgaaaaatttttgatttttttaaaagtctgattttattaaaaaaaaatcacaaatttttcgtgatttttgcattcggagtctAGGAAacctcttagggggttatttatcacagtccgaatatatctcaatattttctgaaaaaaactccaactaAATCTGcaagggttttttgggcttatttattaaaacactttcacgGAAAAAAAATTGGCGAGacagaatctgaaaaaatcatgaaaaataagattttcatgatttttaaagattttttatccagttttcacgatttttttggatttgtcagcctgaaaacttcggggtattgccaaaaacccagcgcacatcaaaaaatcattgggacttctcccattgacttatatgcaaccttgacagggctgagatgccggattttcagattctgacttttccatcctcggggtttaataaattccgaaaaattcgtgatttttttaaaagtcagattttataaaaaaaagaatcacaaatttttcgtgatttttgcattcagagtgtAGTAAATAAcctcttagggagttatttatcacaGTCCGAAtacatctcaatattttctgaaaaaaactccagctaaatCTGCAAgggttttttgggtttatttattaatacactttctggaaaaaaaatttgcaggacagaatctgaaaaaatcatgaaaaataagaTTGTcacgatttttccagatttttcatccagttttcacgatttttttggattgtcaGACGAAAAATCTTGACAgggctgagatgccggattttcagattcggacttttccatcctcggggtttaataaattccgaaaaattcgtgatttttttaaaagttcgattttataaaaaaaaaacatgaatttttcgtgatctttgcattcagagtttagtaaataagccccttaggtTCATGACATTAGGAAAATGGCGCCTTTTCTTTCCCTCTCAACATCACCATGGGAATTCCGCACTGCTCACAATCACATCCAGCAAAGCAAAAGGTCTTAGTGTGAGGTGAAGATATTGTGTTGTGTATCTGAGCTGTAGAAAGTATCTTTGTGTCAGTTTCAGCCGTATATTTAAATGATCAGATCTTTCAGCTTGATCCGCTGCTCAGTGAGTGAAGTAATCCCAGCAAGTTCTCTAAAGTTTGTCTATTTGATTAGGAAAAGCTCTTTGTAAATATTCCCATATCTCCTGACCAGCTTTTATATACTGacgagttaattatttgcagcgGTTTTATCTCGTCACCTTAAATAACGTTTCAGACTCTCAGGTTAGTTAAACCTTCTGTCacaacttcagaaacaaagaTCCTCTGCAGCGAATCCTAAAAAAGCTTTTGGGATCTGAGGAAGCATTGAGCGTTTTATAGGTCAGTTTACCTTTACTCCTATAGACTCTTAAACCTGCGCATTTTTATGGTAACGCTCTGGAGCTTCAATTCCATCCTCCTCTCACTCAGGCGCCATATTCAATATTTTCAATAATTGATCAATTTGCTGATACAAGAAGAGAAATCAGTTTGAAGGAATCCATTGAAGAAAGTCTCCACCACTCAGTGCCAAATATGAATTATCAAGATGAATATCCTAAAATGATTCCAACGGGAGATTATTCTGATGATCCCCCACTTTACACAAATTCAGGACCCACTGCTCATTTTATTCAGCCCCCCTCAGCTTCTCAACATGCCGTTGTCATGAACATCCAGCCAGTTGGGCGTAGCTACAAGGATTATTTGGGATGCTCCATTGTCAACCTCATCTGCTGCTGCCTGCCCATTGGCATCGCTGCCCTTATCTTCTCATTCAAGGTAAATGAGCTCTGCGTCTCTTAAGGAGAGGAGTGGGAATAGATTGGCTCAGTCAGGGAATGTGGAAATGATTGTGTGTAAATGGGGAAGAAGTAGGGCCGGGGCCTGGCTGGCAGCGCACCCTAAGCAACCTGGCTGGTAACTCCCCATCTTGGATAGAGAGGAAAtggaggggaaggaggggagagtgatggaggggagagtgatggaggggaggaaggggagagtgatggaggggagagtgatggagtggagggaggggagagtgatggaggggagggaggggaggggagaggaggggaCAGGGACAGAGGGGAGGATGAAAGAATGGAGGGGAGAGCGACAAAGGAGAGGGAggagagagcgacagaggggagggaggagagagcgacagaggggtaagcgacagaggagagaggagggaggggacagcTATGGAGAggagggtgacagagggaaggaaggggagtaagactcaGAGgtgcagactaggggtaggcaaaagacaattttagaggtagctgctcATTGGGATTATAAGGGATGTAGCACATATACAGTGAGATTATagggaatttattttatatacagtgagatTATAGGGGATTTAGCTCATATACAGAGAGATTATagggaatttattttatatacagtgggattatagggaatttattttatatacagtgagatTATAGGGGATTTAGCTCATATACAGTGAGATTATagggaatttattttatatacagtgggattatagGGGATTTAGCTCATATACAGTGAGATTATAGGGAATTTATTTGatatacagtgggattatagGGGATTTAGCTCATATACAGTGAGATTATatggaatttattttatatacagtgggattatagAGGATTTAGCTCATATACAGTGAGATTATatggaatttattttatatacggTGGGATTATATGGGATGTAGCACATATACAGTGAGATTATagggaatttattttatatacagtgggattatagGGTTATATAGTGCATATATATTGTGATTATAAGGAATGTAGTGTAAATATACTGTGAGATTATAGGTGATATAGCTCATATACAGGGTGATTATAGGGGATTTAGCTCATATACAATGGGATTAAAGGGGATGTCAACGATTGTTTATTTGAAAGAAATAACAGTAATCAGATATATGACATCCTTCTATTTTTTCAGACCAGAGAAGATATAATTCGAGGTGACATGGTCTCTGCCGATAGTGATTCCCGCATGGCGCTCATCCTAAACATGGTGGCACTGGGAGTGGGGCTGCTTCTAAATGTCTTGTCCATctctattttcatttattatatcatTCAATATAATTACATTCAGTCTCTCTATGGACAGGGTTAATGGACTCAcagcagaggattctgggaaacaCACATTTGGTTTAATGTCATATCTTATAGGCCATTATTTTCAGCCGGATGCTGTCGAACTTCAACCCTCAGAACCAATGACAGTGGAAATCAGCCCTTTTATTTCCCACCACCAGAGAGCGCTGTCCTACCGTGAACTGCAGTCTATGTGCAACTAATGTTTGTTTTAGGAAACTTGCTTATTAACTATTAAACATCTcggaaatgaaaaaaattaattctgtaGTCTTTAATGAGAAGGAATTAAATACTATGGTTTGGTAGAAATGCAAAAggctcaccttcaagttaactgttagtatgttatagaatcattcattccaagcaactttttaattgctcttcattatttattgttttacagtttttgaattatttcgtctctttccagctttcaaatgggggtcactgaccccatctaaaaaacaaatgctctgtaaggccacaaatgtattgttattgttactttttattactcctctttctattcaggcctctcttattcatattacagtctcttatttaaatcaaggcatggttgctagggtcatttgcaccctagcaaccagatggctaaatctacaaactgaagagctgctgaataaaaagctaaataagtcaaaaactgcaaataataaaacatgaaaaccaattgcaaattgtctcagaatatcactctctgcatcatactaacaattcctttaaatgtgaactacccttttaaaggagaactaaaccgcccacggtgataagtccccactggtccccctccgctggcccccctccctgcctcccccctgttAAGTGTATTCCTataattgtgtcccctgtaggattattAACGGCAAATGCAGggtgagtgcagcggagctcaccggcgccatcttccggcactttggtaatcttcgCGTCTTTTTCCGCCACTTCTGCAATTTCCGCCACTTCCGGCTCATGTGCAGTTGTAACGAaccggaaaactgctccaactgtgcatgcaccgatacGCCGTTCACTTTACGAGGATTaccgaagatggcgcccgtgagctcctctGCGCTGGCTCAGCATttgcggtcagtaatcctacaggggacgcaattctggggtaacactgagCAGTggaaggcagggaggggggccagtggggacttatcaccgtggggggtttagttttcctttaagggcaggactaaATTATGCCTTTGGACCCGACACTTCGCAATGCGACTTAAAGCacgcgacgtgtcggatgttttacatAAAACTGAAGTGACGGAGAAATCGCAggttacaactacattgatccgactgtcagAGATTGAGTGGCCCCAGAGTGAGACTGAGCTACACACTGAGACCGTTGAGACCTGGGATCTGGGCGAGACAGTTTGGAGTGTTGCTGTTTGTTTTCCCAAAGGAAAAGGGACTCTGTGACGTTACTGGGACTCTGTGGAGTTGTATGTTTGGTGTTTGGTTGGGAATCTCAGTAGAGACCAGTAGGAGAGAGGGAAAATACCCTGTGTATTATTTAGTTAGACCCTGAATGTGAACCTGTGTGGCAAtggcatatctcccaactgtcccattttcattGAGGTACCATTTGAGAGGGTTGCTATGGATTTGGTCAGTCTCCTGCCAAAATCCACAAGGGGGCACCAAAACATACGTGTAATATTGGATTATGCAACCCGATATCCTGAAGCAGTGCTTTTAAGGGATACTTCAGAAAAACTGTGTAGCCAAAGAGCTGGTCCATTTGTTTTCTAGGGTGGGAACACCTGAAGAAATTCTGACAGATTAAAGCACACCCTTTATGTTTTAGGTATTAAGTAGTAATGGGCGCATTTCCgtcgttttgctttgccgaaaaattcgcaaattttgcgcgaaatttttgacgccggcgcccgtttttgacgctggcgctcgtctttttgacgcaggcgcccgtttttggcgccggcgcccgtttttcggaaaatatttttttgacgccggcgaatttttgacgcgaatttttgTCGCGAacttttcgcgggcgtttcgcgaatttattcgctggtggcgaatagcgcaaattcgccacaaattcgcgcctgccgaataaattcgcccatcactagtattaagCACTTGCATACCTCAGTTTTCCACCCTCAAACTGAAGGCTTGGTGGAAAGGTTTAAGATCCTGAAAGTCATGGTGAAAAAAGTTGTAAATAAAGTTGGGAAAAATTGGGACTGCTTAATGCCATTTTTGTTGTTCTCAATCAGGTAGGTGTCACAAGCCTCTACTGGGTTCTTGCCATTTGAATTACTGTATAGGAGACACCCCAGGGGTCTGCTAGATGTAGCTAAGGAAACTTAGGAACAAGAGGCTACCCCTATCAGGTGGTAGAACTCATTGCTTAAATGCAGGAGTCGGTTGCAGCTTTTGTTACCTATGGTAAAGGAACACATGGCCCAAGCCCAGGAGGTCCAAAGAAGGATTTACAATAGGTCTGCAACAGTAAGGACCTTTAATCCTGGTGATAAAGTCTTGGTAGTCAACTCACCAGAGGTGAAAGTGAGTTCATGGGCAAATGGCAGGGGCCATATGAAGTTATTGAAAAAGCTGATGAAGTAAACTATAAGGCACTGCAACCTGATAAGAGAAAACAGGTGCAAATGTATCATTTACTTAAAATGCCACAGGAGGTCCTTGTACCAGAGCTGGTGCCTCTGGGTCATGCTGAATTACTTGTAAACTGAATGAAGTCTCAAAATGTGATGCCTATCCCATATGCCTAGGGTAGAAGAACTCATAGAAAGACTAAGCCCCGCTAGTTACCTCACAACTCTAGATCTCACAAAAGGGTATTGGCTGGTACCACTAACAGATGCGGCTAAAGAAAAGAGACTCTTCTACTTCTGAGAGTCTTTTCCAATACAGTGTACTGCCTTTTGgtttacatggggccccagctaCCTTTCAAAGGCTAATGGCCTGTGTTCTTAAACCGAATAATCCCTATGCCTCACCTTATCTGGATAAATAACGGTTATCTTCAGCCCTGATTAGAACTCTCACTTAGCAAAAGTACAGGTGGTGTTAGACTCTATTACTAAAACCCTAAAACATGTAGGAATGGAAGTAGCCAAATACTAAGGCTATGTAATTTGAAGGGATGGGTAATATGgcctcaaataaataaagtggaggCAATATAAAAGTGGCTCCAGCCCATCACAAAGAAACAAGTGAGAGCCTTCCTGGGGATAGTAGGTTACTATCTTAGATCTGTGCCTAACTTTGCTTAGAGCTTAGTAACGGTTAAGTGGTTAGCTGAGGATAAAAAAGATTTCATAGAGATAAAAAATTCCCTCTGTAGGCAACCAGTGTTAATAAGTTTTCAGAAAGAGTTcattgtgcaaactgatgcctcagATGTTGGGGGCTGTCCTCTCCCAGTAGTTTACTTAAGCAGAAAGCTGAGAGTAGGCTGAGAGTAGATACTCTATTGTAGAAAGGGAATGTCTTGCCATTCAGTGGGCATTAGAGGCCCTCAAGTACTATCTGCTGggtagaaaataaagaaaagaatgctCGAGTCACCGGATGGTTCTTGGCCCTACAAAACTTTAAGTTTACAGTGGAACATAGATCTGAAAGGGAATGTGGATGTTCTCTCAAGGGTTCATTGCCAGATGGCTCATTGTGAACTGGTAACTAGAGAACAGTTTGAAGGGAGAAATATTTTCCCTAGATTCCtctcttactcccatatgtacagcagtcctGAGGGGGTTCATTCCCGTAGGGAGTCtgacctggggaataattagatGTGTGAGCTGCAAGAGAGAGGGGCCCCAGAGTGAGACTGAGCTACACACAGATTGGGTTGAGACCTGGGATCTCGGTGAGACAGTTTGGAGTGTTGCTGTTTGTTTTCCCAAAGGAAAAGGGACTCTGAGGAGTTACTGGGACTCTGTGGAGTTGTATGTTTGGCCGGGAATCTCAGTAGGGACCAGTAGTAGAGAGGGAAATTACCCTGTGTGTTATTTAGTTAGAGCCTGAGTGtggcaaaggttttattttgttttattttgttttgttaccTGTTCAAGCACAAGAGTCTGGTACTGCGAACAATAAAGCAGAATTGACCCTATTAAAGAACTGTCTGTTtatctgatcctgctcacaatatTTAATTTGAGCTCCTATTCCATCTGCAGTAACCTTGTTACTATTCATCATGACCTGTGTATCTCCAGACCCTTTACCTTCTTGCTGTTACTGACACTTCGCTCATAAATATGGGCACTACTTCATCTACCAACCCCTCTCTAAATGTAGGTTCAGACTCTAACATCTCCTCCTTCTCCACCATGTGTCTGTTCTACCCCATCCTAATTCACATTCTGCGAGCTTGGGATTCGGGCAGGGGGAAGGAGCTTGGGATCCAGGCAGGGGGAAAGACCTTGGGATTTGGGCAGAGGGAAAGAACTTGTGATGCGAGCAGGGGAGTGAGCTTGAGACAGGAGTGGTAGTACAGGCCTGGTCTGACCCCGaagtccactgggtttttttcttggtgtccagttggcccagtccaacactgatcctGGTGGCTGAAAATAATTGAAGAGGAGCCTCAGCTCTTTACCCTAAAACTGAGCCCTTTCATTCTCTTTATCAACTTAATTGCCTGTCTGGTCTTTCTCTAATATCCCATTTGAGCAGTGGAGTCCACAGGTACCCCCAGGTCCTTCTCAATAGCAGAACAAGAACAATTTTAGGAGTTGTGAGTAGCAATCCAAACAGCACCAAAGCACATGAAACTGCCCACCTTTTCATTGACTTCCATGAGAAGTGGTGAGTAACGGGGCCaccaaccctgctgcactgctttTTGGGGAACCTTTAGGGCTATTGGGGCTGTATTGGAGGGGTgtcatgtagggatgcaccgaatccacttttttggattcggtcgaacccctgaatcatttgcgaaagattcatccgaatccgaaccctaatttgcatatgcaaattaggggtgggaaggggaaaacattttttacttccttgttttgtgacaaaaagtcacgtgattttcctcccagCTTctaatttagatatgcaaattaggattcggattcagttcggccaggcagaaggattcggccgaacccgaatcctgcttaaaaaggccgaatcctgaccgaatcccgaaccgaatcctggattcggtgcatccctagtgtcatGTATTGGAGGGGTGTCACGTACTGGGGAAAAGTCACACATACACAAAATGGGTACAGTTCTTTGTTCTTGACACTTTAACACTATCCCTGGGTAATGATTCACTCACATATAAAGTTTACTGGGTCTTTAcggtaaataaaagaaaacaatttcctTATAGTGAAGGCCAATTGGTGGGTGTGTCCATGGGGTCTTCATATGAAAATCTACGAGCGATCAGATATCCAGTCATTTGGCAACCCAGTAATCATTTGAAAAGGAGACTGAGCTGGGATTAAGTTTATGCAGATAACCTTGCTTGATATACAGATATAAACCAGTTCCTCCTTTGAAGACGACCCATTGAAGAATGTATGGACAACAGCACAATCCCACAATGGATCATTATCCCAAGCAAATGCCACCACCAGATTATAATGCATTTTACTCCAACTCAGCACCAGGTGCTCATTTTCATCAATCACCTGCAGCTTCTCAACATACTGTTGTGATCAACACCCAACCACGTAGCATGATGACGCCCCAGAGTACCTACAAGGATTATATGGCATTCTCCATTGCTAGCCTCATCTGTTGCTGCTTTCCCATTGCTATTGCTGCCCTTATCTTCTCTTGCAAGGTAACTGAGCTCTACATCTCTTAATGAAAGGATGGGGATGGATTGGGGCAGTCAGGGAATGTGGAAATGATTGTGTGTGAATGGGGAAAAAATGACACCTTATAGAGAGGGACCAAGCTTGAAGAACCTGAGGGACCTCAACTTGTGTAATTTAAGAATGTCCAGCCTGTGGTTCCTAGTGGTTGATGGACGTTTTGGGGTCAGAGTAAAGGTTGCCCAATACTGATGAGAATACGGAAATTTACAATGGCCAAGCTTTGGTCACTCAAGGATAGGTGTCAATTAAATTCCACGGAAGGCCTGGTTATTCTTGAGGTGTCCATGTCATACAGGGAACATCCTTAACATTTCATAGAGATATAGAATAGTTACCCAAGGCTAATTCAGTAGCAGACACTGGTTGAACCAACTGACCCAGTTCATTATTTGGGACTCACAACATGAATAATTTGTTTGCCCAATAATGTTCCTCATCAACTGATCTTCCCCTTGTCTCTGGAATGTACCACCTGCAGTAACTGCACTGCTGTTCATGACCGGTGTATCTCCAGATCCTTTCACCTTTTTACTATTACTGACACTTGGCTCATCAATATGAGTTCTATTTCATCTACCAACCCCCTCTCTCACATCACATGCCTGGACATGGAGATTATCAAGGTGGTGGAATTATAATTCTTTATTCTAAATGTGGGTTTAGACTCACTGAATGATGCAGacatgacagatttttttttatgaattttacttCACGTTGCAGTTAATTGGCCCAACTTTTACACATCATGATCACTTTGGATCTTTCAGTCTTTCTTGTGATGGATCCCATTCATAATGACTTTCACATTCTTACTAATAACTGTACATCCACAGTGGGATTATAGGGCATGTAATGCATATACAGTGGGATTATATGGGATTTAGTGTGTATAAAGTGGGATTATATGAGATGTAGGGCATATTCAATAGGATCATAGAAGCTGTAATGCATAAAAAGTGGCATTATAGGGGGTGTAGAATATGTACAGTGGGATTATAGAAGATGTAACACatatacagtgggattatagGGCATATAGTGCATATATACAGTGGGGTTATAGGGTTTGTAGGGTATGTACAGTGGTAGAATTAAAGGGTGTGTAGGGTATATTCAATTGGATTCTATGGAAAATAGGGCATATACATATGTAGCACATTATAGGGTTTGTAggatatatactgtaggtttatAGGGGATGGAGGGCatatacagtgggattatagGGGATGTAGCATATGTACAGTGGGATTATAGGGGATATAGTTTGTAgtacaagacgaaacagcaccaccttctttttaaaattaaaatgcctttattggaaccctttagggcattacagcaatgtttcgggtcacacctgaccctttgtcagacaaagggtcaggtgtgacctgaaacgttgctgtaatgcaaTATATTATAGGGGATGTAGTACatatacagtgggattatagGGGATGTAGTACatatacagtgggattatagGGCATGTAGTACatatacagtgggattatagGGGATGTAGTACatatacagtgggattatagGGCATGTAGTACatatacagtgggattatagGGGATGTAGTACatatacagtgggattatagGGGATGTAGTACatatacagtgggattatagGGGATGTAGTACatatacagtgggattatagGGCATGTAGTACatatacagtgggattatagGGGATGTAGTACatatacagtgggattatagGGGATGTAGTACatatacagtgggattatagGGGGATTTAGTACatatacagtgggattatagGGGGATTTAGTACatatacagtgggattatagGGCATGTAGTACatatacagtgggattatagGGGATGTAGTACatatacagtgggattatagGGGATGTAGTACatatacagtgggattatagGGGATGTAGTACatatacagtgggattatagGGGGATTTAGTACatatacagtgggattatagGGGATGTAGTACAGATACAGTGGCATTATAGGGAATGTAGTACATATACAGTGGGATTACAGGGGatgtaatacatatacaatatgaTAATAACCCCCATTTTTTTCAGACGCGAGAAGATCTAAATCAAGGTGATGTGACATCAGCTGCAGTCGATTCCCGCATGGCGTTCAACCTGAACATGGCGGCTCTGGGAGTGGGAATCGCTATACACGTGTCATGGATcatttatgtcatttattttctTGTTGTGATAAATTCCATAACGTCCAGCTACAACTATAACGGTTAATGGAGCATTCTGGGAGCTGAGCCCTTATTGATGACACACATTTCTGTATAATGTCGCTTATAGACCAGAGATATGAGCTTTATAGTCCTCTTgctgttgtagaactacaacccCCTCTCATCGCTCTGAGAGCTGTAGTTTAATGGCTACTAATcccctgatgatgtcataaaTCAGCATCTAATTTATCCTGTAAAAGGGGTCCGAAAATCTTTCCTTAATAAACTGCATTTTTGATTTACTCCGGTCACAGACTTGTGCTGTATATGGAGCTGTTGGGCACGAGGAAAGGCCAAATTAAGTTACTCACCTGTTTAAAACAAGAATAATTTACTCTCACTCTCTCCCTCAGTGCAAGAAAGGataatcatctttaaaaaaaaattcttatctgTGCTGCCTTTGCTCTCAAAAATTGAGAAAATgatcaataaaaatgaatagaacaGTTCAGCTGCCTTCTCTGTGCTAGGTGTGTTAATACGCAGCTGGGAGTGATGtccctgccctgaagagcttacaatctactatCCTCAGCACTGGGGACTCACTTGTTCCTGATTTCAGGTTGATGCTACAAGTATTAAAGGGGATTCTAGGAAATAGATGTTTCTTGCTTTTAGATGCACTTGACTGGGGTCAGGGGGGGGTTGGAAGCAATAACGATGTTTTTAAATGACTCTCTCTTTTCCTGCCAACTCATTATATTGATATGTCTTTACTGCTTTCACCTCTCCCCCAATCCCTCGACCTGTGGGCTGGGCCAAAGAAAGTAGATTGTTTTATGTCAATAAAATACAACAATTTATGAAATCTATTTTTATGTATGGGGCTGTTGTGGGTAAAGGTATTTGGGTTATTTTTATTGCtggatgttactggccctttaaggccATATATTATGCAAATCAGCTTAAAGAGGAATTCCCAGCGAGCAATAAAAACATCACTgagcaggaagtgctgtcactgCACCAGGTGAGGGGTATTAATGGCACCTTGTGTATCACTGTCCAAAAATGATAATCATAagtttaaaggggatgcaaacccAAACATAAAACGCTGCCCAATGAAAGAAAATTGAATTCTCAGCAATTTTCCAATACCCATAAATTCTTGGAAAATCTTTAAATTCCtctggccaataactgggatatgtgaTTAACACTAGaaacatgggcttttgcccagcaactagggaaatgaggaagggtagggatttaaagccatatggGCACATTAACCCCATGGGTCCCTACAATATGTATTAATGGCTGTGCTCTCCTACAGATCCCATGCTCATCTGATACTGAtgcagtgtcatgtgacatgatctttgtctgctaatgcagaagtgtttatAAGatttgtcttcttgaagcaagagaagcatggcgtctgtgtgcagtttctcat encodes:
- the LOC121395790 gene encoding synapse differentiation-inducing gene protein 1-like; its protein translation is MNYQDEYPKMIPTGDYSDDPPLYTNSGPTAHFIQPPSASQHAVVMNIQPVGRSYKDYLGCSIVNLICCCLPIGIAALIFSFKTREDIIRGDMVSADSDSRMALILNMVALGVGLLLNVLSISIFIYYIIQYNYIQSLYGQG
- the LOC121395791 gene encoding transmembrane protein 91-like is translated as MDHYPKQMPPPDYNAFYSNSAPGAHFHQSPAASQHTVVINTQPRSMMTPQSTYKDYMAFSIASLICCCFPIAIAALIFSCKTREDLNQGDVTSAAVDSRMAFNLNMAALGVGIAIHVSWIIYVIYFLVVINSITSSYNYNG